In one Ictalurus furcatus strain D&B chromosome 10, Billie_1.0, whole genome shotgun sequence genomic region, the following are encoded:
- the nr2f6b gene encoding nuclear receptor subfamily 2 group F member 6b isoform X1, producing the protein MAMVGGGWGNPNGSTNGLGEKGYLRGEEDESSPQAGNSDAEGGEDDKACVVDCVVCGDKSSGKHYGVFTCEGCKSFFKRSIRRNLSYTCRSNRECQIDQHHRNQCQYCRLKKCFRVGMRKEAVQRGRIPPSHSGISPTTMVSAGGGGPGGPGMAGDFFNGQPAPELISQLLRAEPYPSSRYGAQCGQQLPGGHGSVMGIDSICELAARLLFSTIEWARNIPFFPDLPVSEQVALLRLSWSELFILNAAQSALPLHMAPLLAAAGFHASPMSAERVVSFMDQVRVFQDQVDKLTRLQVDSAEYSCLKAIALFSPDACGLTDPAHVESLQEKAQVALTEYERMQYPTQPQRFGRLLLRLPSLRAVPANLISQLFFMRLVGKTPIETLIRDMQLSGSSISWPYVPGQ; encoded by the exons ATGGCCATGGTGGGTGGGGGATGGGGTAACCCTAATGGGAGCACCAATGGCCTGGGGGAGAAGGGCTACCTACGGGGGGAGGAGGACGAGAGCTCTCCGCAGGCAGGGAACAGCGATGCCGAGGGCGGAGAGGATGACAAGGCCTGCGTGGTGGACTGTGTGGTGTGCGGCGACAAGTCCAGCGGCAAGCACTACGGCGTCTTCACCTGTGAGGGCTGCAAGAGTTTCTTCAAGAGGAGCATCCGTCGCAACCTGAGCTACACATGCAG ATCAAATCGAGAATGTCAGATTGATCAACATCATCGCAACCAGTGCCAGTACTGCCGTCTGAAGAAATGCTTTCGTGTGGGCATGAGAAAAGAAG CAGTCCAGCGTGGACGCATTCCTCCATCACACTCAGGTATCAGCCCAACCACTATGGTGTCGGCTGGTGGAGGTGGACCAGGAGGACCAGGCATGGCCGGTGACTTTTTCAATGGTCAGCCGGCACCCGAGCTTATCTCACAGCTCCTGAGAGCCGAACCGTACCCCAGCAGCCGCTACGGAGCTCAGTGTGGTCAACAGTTGCCTGGAGGCCACGGCTCCGTCATGGGAATCGACAGTATTTGTGAGTTGGCTGCCCGACTCCTCTTCAGCACCATTGAGTGGGCTCGGAACATTCCCTTCTTCCCTGACTTACCTGTCTCGGAGCAAGTGGCCCTGCTGCGCCTCAGCTGGAGCGAACTGTTCATCCTGAATGCAGCACAATCAGCCCTGCCTCTACACATGGCCCCCCTGCTGGCTGCTGCTGGCTTCCACGCTTCCCCGATGTCTGCTGAGCGTGTGGTATCCTTCATGGACCAGGTGCGAGTCTTCCAGGACCAGGTGGATAAGCTCACACGACTACAGGTGGACTCTGCTGAATATAGCTGCCTCAAAGCCATAGCCCTCTTTTCACCTG ATGCATGTGGACTGACAGACCCAGCCCACGTGGAGAGTCTGCAGGAGAAGGCTCAGGTGGCGCTGACTGAATACGAACGCATGCAGTATCCGACTCAACCACAGCGTTTCGGTCGCCTCCTTCTCCGTCTGCCCTCACTGAGAGCTGTCCCCGCAAACCTCATATCTCAGCTCTTCTTCATGCGACTGGTCGGCAAGACGCCCATCGAGACACTCATTCGAGACATGCAGCTCTCTGGTAGCTCCATTAGCTGGCCTTACGTGCCTGGACAGTAG
- the nr2f6b gene encoding nuclear receptor subfamily 2 group F member 6b isoform X2, which produces MAMVGGGWGNPNGSTNGLGEKGYLRGEEDESSPQAGNSDAEGGEDDKACVVDCVVCGDKSSGKHYGVFTCEGCKSFFKRSIRRNLSYTCRSNRECQIDQHHRNQCQYCRLKKCFRVGMRKEVQRGRIPPSHSGISPTTMVSAGGGGPGGPGMAGDFFNGQPAPELISQLLRAEPYPSSRYGAQCGQQLPGGHGSVMGIDSICELAARLLFSTIEWARNIPFFPDLPVSEQVALLRLSWSELFILNAAQSALPLHMAPLLAAAGFHASPMSAERVVSFMDQVRVFQDQVDKLTRLQVDSAEYSCLKAIALFSPDACGLTDPAHVESLQEKAQVALTEYERMQYPTQPQRFGRLLLRLPSLRAVPANLISQLFFMRLVGKTPIETLIRDMQLSGSSISWPYVPGQ; this is translated from the exons ATGGCCATGGTGGGTGGGGGATGGGGTAACCCTAATGGGAGCACCAATGGCCTGGGGGAGAAGGGCTACCTACGGGGGGAGGAGGACGAGAGCTCTCCGCAGGCAGGGAACAGCGATGCCGAGGGCGGAGAGGATGACAAGGCCTGCGTGGTGGACTGTGTGGTGTGCGGCGACAAGTCCAGCGGCAAGCACTACGGCGTCTTCACCTGTGAGGGCTGCAAGAGTTTCTTCAAGAGGAGCATCCGTCGCAACCTGAGCTACACATGCAG ATCAAATCGAGAATGTCAGATTGATCAACATCATCGCAACCAGTGCCAGTACTGCCGTCTGAAGAAATGCTTTCGTGTGGGCATGAGAAAAGAAG TCCAGCGTGGACGCATTCCTCCATCACACTCAGGTATCAGCCCAACCACTATGGTGTCGGCTGGTGGAGGTGGACCAGGAGGACCAGGCATGGCCGGTGACTTTTTCAATGGTCAGCCGGCACCCGAGCTTATCTCACAGCTCCTGAGAGCCGAACCGTACCCCAGCAGCCGCTACGGAGCTCAGTGTGGTCAACAGTTGCCTGGAGGCCACGGCTCCGTCATGGGAATCGACAGTATTTGTGAGTTGGCTGCCCGACTCCTCTTCAGCACCATTGAGTGGGCTCGGAACATTCCCTTCTTCCCTGACTTACCTGTCTCGGAGCAAGTGGCCCTGCTGCGCCTCAGCTGGAGCGAACTGTTCATCCTGAATGCAGCACAATCAGCCCTGCCTCTACACATGGCCCCCCTGCTGGCTGCTGCTGGCTTCCACGCTTCCCCGATGTCTGCTGAGCGTGTGGTATCCTTCATGGACCAGGTGCGAGTCTTCCAGGACCAGGTGGATAAGCTCACACGACTACAGGTGGACTCTGCTGAATATAGCTGCCTCAAAGCCATAGCCCTCTTTTCACCTG ATGCATGTGGACTGACAGACCCAGCCCACGTGGAGAGTCTGCAGGAGAAGGCTCAGGTGGCGCTGACTGAATACGAACGCATGCAGTATCCGACTCAACCACAGCGTTTCGGTCGCCTCCTTCTCCGTCTGCCCTCACTGAGAGCTGTCCCCGCAAACCTCATATCTCAGCTCTTCTTCATGCGACTGGTCGGCAAGACGCCCATCGAGACACTCATTCGAGACATGCAGCTCTCTGGTAGCTCCATTAGCTGGCCTTACGTGCCTGGACAGTAG